The Juglans regia cultivar Chandler chromosome 11, Walnut 2.0, whole genome shotgun sequence genome contains the following window.
AAGATGTTTGTCTTGTTGCTCTAATAAAAATctgtccttttctttctttctccttcaGATAGTCGTGTCTCTCTCAGTATGTAAGGTTCCTATTGATATTGTTGAGTTCTCCAGTTTATAAGTGCCTCGGGAGCGTAAAAATATTGGGTTATTTGCACAAGGAAGAATGATCgaaatgaaagagaagaaattCCTCACTGTGGCACCCTTCGAATGTGCCTGGAGAAAGGATTTGAAGTTTCGGGAAGCCGGCCGGGGCTGTGTAGCTTTTGAAGCTTTTGCTCACAACGATGTTACCCTGGTGTTCCGGGAGAATGTGGGAAGCCAGCACTACCATTACAAAAGAGATAATAGTCCTCACTATACAATCATATTAGGTAGTCACAGGAATAAGAGGTTGAAAATTGAGGTAGATGGGAAAACTGTGGTTGATGTGGCGGGTGTTGGGCTTTGCTGTTCTTCGGCGTTTCAAAGCTATTGGATCAGTATCTATGATGGGTTGATTAGTATTGGCAAGGGAAGATACCCTTTTCAGAATCTTGTCTTTCAATGGCTAGATTCGAACCCGAATTGTAGTGTTCGGTATATTGGGCTTAGTAGCTGGGATAAACATGTTGGATACAGAAATGTGAATGTATTGCCGTTAACGCACAATCATATATCTTTGTGGAAGCATGTGGATTGTGGTGAAGTAGAAGGTGAGGAGGATGGGGAAGAAGAACTTAAAGATGAATTTATGGGCTATGCGAACTGGGGTCTTGAGAATTTTCTTGAGAGTTGGGAGTTATCTGATATGGTTTTCATTATTGGTACAGAGGAAAGGCCTGTACCTGCTCACAAGGCTATCTTGGTAGCATCTAGTAATTGGCCTTTGAGTTCGTCTGAAGATGTTGTCCGGCTGCGTGATGTAACTTATCCAGTTCTCCATGCACTCCTTCAATATATCTACACAGGCCAGACCCAGgtacattaattttctaaatttcgATTACTTTACTTTCCAGTCTCTCAAATATGGCAATTGTAAGTTTGTAACTTTGTTTTGGAGACTTATACAATAACAATGGTCGGGTCTATGTTTAATGCAGATTCCAGAGTCACAACTTGGTCCCCTGAGGGCCTTGGGCTTGCATTTTGAAGTGATACCATTAGTGAAACAGTGTGAAGAGACCATGGAAAGgtttaaactaaataaaaagttgtttgactCAGGAAAGAGCGTAGTATTATCATATCCAAGCAATCGGCCCCACTGTTGTGCAACCTTCCCCTCTGGACTTCCAGTAATTGTGCAAAAGCTCAAACAATTGCTCTTAACGGGAAAATACAGTGATGTGAACATCAATATCGAGGGTCATGGTCTTGTTGCCCAGCCACATAAAATTGTTCTTAGTTTATGGAGTTTTCCATTTGCAAAGGTGAGCCAAATTCATTCTTGTGTGACTCCCTCGCCCCTTTCATGACATAAAAGGACATTTTATGATGAAAAGTTCCGACCTTCAATAATTGCAATCTTCCTGTAGTCTAGCAATTCCCTTATGAACAGGGACAGCTAGTATTTTCTGTCTGGTGAACTGGATTcgtatgaaataaataattttaaatgggTTAGATATTTTTTGTGCttcaattgtaaaaaaaaaaatgtaccaattgaaattgtgtaATAATCTTTCTGAGCCCcataattatcttttatttaatgcttgtaaaattcaaaattgtttTGGCTCGTGTACGTTCCAATAAATTTACGACAAACCACAGATAATCCTTATGTATCTTAAATGGGGCAAAAATGtgaattttctttcaaattctaATCTCTTTGGTCGAACAATGCTGGTAATCTGCTTGTGTCCATATCCAGTGCACAGGTGGTTAACAGAAACTACTCGAAAAGTGTGGCATATAGATTTAACAGAGTAACAAGTTTTTCTTTATGCACGTCTTTTGAAAGATGACATTTTAATAGTTCATTGCTCCTTGTGCATCtggttggtttttcttttaccGATTCACATGATTCGCTATTAAACAAAAAGTTGAACTGGCAGATGTTCACTAATGGAATGAGTGAAACCATGTCCTCAGAGGTTTCGTTAAGGGATGTGTTACCAGAAGCATTCAAAGCTATGCTCGAGTTCATGTATAGCGGTGAACTTGACATGGAGGCAATCATGGGTTCTGCTTCCTTATTACTCCAACTTCTACTTTTGTCCGATCAATTTGGAGTTACTCTTCTCCATCAGGAATGCTGCAAAACACTTTTAGAATGCCTTTCGGAGGTAGATTGGTAACCCTTATCTTGCCTCATAATTTAGTTTTCTGATA
Protein-coding sequences here:
- the LOC109002934 gene encoding BTB/POZ domain-containing protein At2g30600; this encodes MIEMKEKKFLTVAPFECAWRKDLKFREAGRGCVAFEAFAHNDVTLVFRENVGSQHYHYKRDNSPHYTIILGSHRNKRLKIEVDGKTVVDVAGVGLCCSSAFQSYWISIYDGLISIGKGRYPFQNLVFQWLDSNPNCSVRYIGLSSWDKHVGYRNVNVLPLTHNHISLWKHVDCGEVEGEEDGEEELKDEFMGYANWGLENFLESWELSDMVFIIGTEERPVPAHKAILVASSNWPLSSSEDVVRLRDVTYPVLHALLQYIYTGQTQIPESQLGPLRALGLHFEVIPLVKQCEETMERFKLNKKLFDSGKSVVLSYPSNRPHCCATFPSGLPVIVQKLKQLLLTGKYSDVNINIEGHGLVAQPHKIVLSLWSFPFAKMFTNGMSETMSSEVSLRDVLPEAFKAMLEFMYSGELDMEAIMGSASLLLQLLLLSDQFGVTLLHQECCKTLLECLSEDSVCPILEVVTSIPSCKLIEETCQRKFAMHFDYCTTASIDFVLLDETIFRNIIQHPDLTVTSEEKVLNAILMWGLKAKELYGWEMVDELIITSAPKQLFGERLQSVQDLLPFVRFLLLPHALLKKLEKSSISRHIYNFDNLVKEAIYCVEYRLARPEDGQNVRFQHRQSSYKELQYICDGDSNGVLYFAGTSYGEHQWVNPVLSKRITVTASSPPSRYTDPKVLVSRTYQGTSFAGPRMEDGHKCAWWAVDIGEEHQLMCNYYTLRQDGSRAFMRSWNLQGSPDGKTWTNLGVHENEQTVCKAGQFASWPVVGPNALLPFRFFRVILTSPTTDVTNPWNFCICFLELYGYFH